In bacterium, a single genomic region encodes these proteins:
- a CDS encoding aspartate aminotransferase family protein translates to MVDHPARGPAAPPGPRGLPPGEARDRLVRDTLERYRHYLNPGLARLYRFGGTETVEWEAEGCFVWDVHGRAYIDCACGPAIFNIGHRHPRVLAAVREQLDRIPMSVRTMPSAPQAELAERLGRLTPGDLQYSFFCNSGAEAVEGALKLARLATGRPGIVAMSDAFHGKTFGALSATGREHYRRPFEPLVPGFTHVPFGDLAALEAAVGPETAAVILEPIQGEAGVIVPPVGYLRAVRDLCDRRGILLIADEIQTGLGRTGRLFCVEHEDVTPDIMTVAKALGGGVVPIGAFVARPRLWDQFRRDPYLHSSTFGGNPLACRAAIATLDVLVEERLADRAETLGVRFLDRLRGVQARHPRIVRAVRGRGLMIGVEFTHSDYALLVSAEAGHRGVITFYTLNKPEVIRIEPPLVITSDLIDRAVDGIDGAVVEAERLLAAADGEGAPPRP, encoded by the coding sequence ATGGTCGACCACCCCGCAAGGGGTCCGGCCGCGCCGCCGGGGCCCCGCGGCCTCCCGCCCGGCGAGGCCCGGGACCGCCTCGTCCGCGACACCCTGGAACGCTACCGGCACTACCTCAACCCCGGTCTGGCGCGGCTCTACCGGTTCGGCGGCACCGAGACCGTGGAGTGGGAGGCTGAGGGCTGCTTCGTTTGGGACGTGCACGGCCGCGCCTACATCGACTGCGCGTGCGGTCCCGCGATCTTCAACATCGGTCACCGCCACCCGCGCGTGCTCGCGGCCGTGCGCGAGCAGCTCGACCGGATTCCGATGTCCGTGCGCACCATGCCGAGTGCGCCGCAGGCCGAGCTGGCCGAACGCCTCGGCCGCCTCACCCCCGGCGATCTCCAGTATTCGTTCTTCTGCAACAGCGGCGCGGAGGCCGTGGAGGGCGCGCTCAAACTCGCGCGCCTGGCAACGGGGAGGCCCGGGATCGTCGCGATGAGCGACGCGTTCCATGGGAAGACCTTCGGGGCCCTGTCGGCGACCGGCCGCGAGCACTACCGGCGGCCGTTCGAGCCGCTGGTCCCCGGGTTCACGCACGTGCCGTTCGGGGATCTCGCCGCGCTGGAGGCCGCGGTCGGGCCGGAAACCGCCGCGGTCATCCTCGAGCCGATCCAGGGCGAAGCCGGCGTGATCGTTCCGCCGGTCGGCTACCTGCGCGCCGTGCGGGACCTCTGCGATCGCCGCGGGATCCTGCTGATCGCCGACGAGATCCAGACCGGGCTCGGCCGGACCGGCCGGTTGTTTTGCGTGGAGCACGAGGACGTCACCCCCGACATCATGACCGTCGCCAAAGCCCTCGGCGGCGGCGTCGTGCCGATCGGGGCGTTCGTTGCGCGGCCGCGCCTGTGGGACCAGTTCCGGCGGGATCCGTACCTGCACTCCTCGACCTTCGGCGGGAATCCGCTCGCCTGCCGGGCGGCGATCGCGACGCTCGACGTGTTGGTGGAGGAGCGCCTGGCGGATCGCGCGGAGACGCTCGGCGTGCGCTTCCTCGACCGCCTTCGTGGCGTGCAGGCACGGCATCCCCGGATCGTCCGCGCCGTCCGCGGCCGCGGCCTCATGATCGGGGTGGAGTTCACGCACAGCGACTACGCGCTGCTGGTCTCCGCGGAGGCGGGGCACCGGGGTGTGATCACCTTCTACACGTTGAACAAGCCCGAGGTGATCCGGATCGAGCCGCCGCTCGTCATCACCTCGGACCTCATCGACCGCGCCGTCGACGGCATCGACGGGGCGGTCGTGGAAGCCGAGCGGCTGCTGGCCGCGGCGGACGGCGAGGGCGCCCCGCCGCGGCCATGA